Sequence from the Aquimarina sp. Aq107 genome:
GCTAATATTATCTATGGGACTTTTCTTTTTTTATTCTAATAATGCTTGGAGAGTACTGTTTCTTGGTGTAATCTTCACTGGTTGTCTGACTTGGTTGTTAGGAAGACAGGCAAATCATATAGGCGTTAGTGGGGTGATTTATATGCTTTTTGGTTTTCTTTTTTTTAAAGGAATATTAGCGAAACATTTTAGGTTAATTGCATTATCTTTTATTGTTGTTTTTATTTATGGTAGTATGATATGGTATATTTTACCGGTGGATCCAAAAATATCCTGGGAAGGTCATTTGTCTGGTTTACTAGTAGGCTCTATATTGGCTTTTTTGATTAAAAGAGGCGTGGCAAAACCAAAGAAATACTCTTGGGAATTACCAGATTATAATCCTGAGGATGATGAATTTTTAAGACATTTTGATGAAAATGGAAACTTTATAGAAAAGCCTTCTGAAGAAGAATTAGAAGGAGATATAGAAGTTATTTATGATTATAAACCTAATGATGAATAACACATACGTGATATGATATGATTTTTTGTATTGTATGGTTATAATCTTTGTCTTATAGATTCATATAAAAAAACACCACAAGCTACAGAGACATTCAATGAACCTATTTCACCATACATAGGTAATTTTGCCATATAATCTGCTATTTTTAAAACAGAATTTGATATTCCTTTACCTTCACTACCCATTACTATAGCGGTAGGAATTGATAAGTTGATATCGTAAATTTTATCAGAAGCTTTTTCTGTTGCTGCTACTATTTGAATGCCTGAAGCCTGTAGAAAAAACATAGCATCTTTAATATGATCTACTTTACAAATTGGAATTTTAAAAATAGCGCCAGCCGAAGTTTTAACTGTATCGGCGCTAACCGGGGCACCACCTTTTTTTTGAATAATAATACCATGTACTCCCGTACATTCTGCAGTCCTTATGATTGCTCCAAAATTTCTAACATCAGATAGTTGGTCGAGAATCAGGAAGAGGGGAGTTTCTCCAGATTCAATAACTTTAAGTGTTAGGTTTTCTAAATCATGAAATTCAATAGGAGCAATATATGCTACAACGCCTTGATGATTTTTTCGAGTTAATCTATTTAATTTTTCAATAGGTACGAGAGAAAAATTGATTCTCTGTTTTTTCAAAAGACCCATTAGATCTTTAGCTAATTCTCCTTGTAGCCCTTTTTGAATAAAAAGTTTATCTATTGTTTTGCCAGAGTTAATAGCTTCTATAATGGCTCTTATACCAAAGATTAAAGATTCATTTTTCATATCTTACAAAGATAGTTATATAAAGAAACATCCCGATGAAATTTCATCGGGATGTTAACACTAATTATTTTATTACTTATTGTATTATTACAAGAAGTCGTATAATATATATTTAGTTTCTTGTTGCAACAAAAGCAGCTGGAGACCAACCACCAATTCCAACACTTGCTCTAGCTGTGATGTTAAGCGTTCCTGTACAAGAGAATAAGAATCCTGTCGCTCTTGTTTCGATGAAACCTTGTCCGTAAGGACATCCAAAATTATCACAATGCCAAGCTTCTTGTCTGTCAATAGTAGCTATACCTGTATTAGGGTCTACATTGATAACAACATTATAGTCTTGCTCACCAGTTGCTGGGTTCACGTGCTCAAATGGGTTTACCATAATTAACTGGTTGTCTTCTGGACCAGCAATCATTTCGAATTGACCGTCAGAACCTCCAGCTTCGTAACCCCATACATCATTTGTGATAGTATATGTTCCTACAGCATCTGCAGTTACAAAAGGACAAGAAATGAATGTTGTGTATGTTAATGCTTGAGCTAATCCAGGATTACTAATGTCTCCTAAAAATTGTAACTCATCTTCACCATCAAAAACAACACCGTCGTTATCTGTGATTTTTACAAAAAAGTCAAATTGATCACCAGGACCTAAATCTGGAACTGTAATACCTAAAGC
This genomic interval carries:
- a CDS encoding rhomboid family intramembrane serine protease, whose amino-acid sequence is MNKENHFKFATGVVGYPILFVLIIWLVFWFEVRFGFDFNNFGIYPRDLKGLRGIVFSPFIHGDLSHLWHNTLPLLILSMGLFFFYSNNAWRVLFLGVIFTGCLTWLLGRQANHIGVSGVIYMLFGFLFFKGILAKHFRLIALSFIVVFIYGSMIWYILPVDPKISWEGHLSGLLVGSILAFLIKRGVAKPKKYSWELPDYNPEDDEFLRHFDENGNFIEKPSEEELEGDIEVIYDYKPNDE
- the rlmB gene encoding 23S rRNA (guanosine(2251)-2'-O)-methyltransferase RlmB, yielding MKNESLIFGIRAIIEAINSGKTIDKLFIQKGLQGELAKDLMGLLKKQRINFSLVPIEKLNRLTRKNHQGVVAYIAPIEFHDLENLTLKVIESGETPLFLILDQLSDVRNFGAIIRTAECTGVHGIIIQKKGGAPVSADTVKTSAGAIFKIPICKVDHIKDAMFFLQASGIQIVAATEKASDKIYDINLSIPTAIVMGSEGKGISNSVLKIADYMAKLPMYGEIGSLNVSVACGVFLYESIRQRL